The following proteins are co-located in the Tamandua tetradactyla isolate mTamTet1 chromosome 21, mTamTet1.pri, whole genome shotgun sequence genome:
- the TMEM161B gene encoding transmembrane protein 161B isoform X4, protein MAVLIVTENYLEFGLETGFTNFSDSAMQFLEKQGLESQGPVSKLTFKFFLAIFCSLIGAFLTFPGLRLAQMHLDALNLATEKVTQTLLHINFLAPLFMVLLWVKPITKDYIMNPPLGKESVPLMTEATFDTLRLWLIILLCALRLAMMRSHLQAYLNLAQKCVDQMKREAGRISTVELQKMVARVFYYLCVIALQYVAPLVMLLHTTLLLKTLGNHSWGIYPESLSALPVGNSLPYNSVYSELPSADGKVKVTVTQITVALSSLKNIFTPLLFRGLLSFLTWWIAACLFFTSLFGLFYHQYLTVA, encoded by the exons ATGGCAGTTTTGATTGTAACAGAAAATTATCTGGAATTTGGACTTGAAACAG GGTTTACAAATTTTTCAGACAGTGCAATGCAGTTTCTTGAAAAGCAAGGTTTAGAATCTCA gggtCCTGTTTCTAaacttactttcaaatttttcctgGCTATTTTCTGTTCACTCATTGGGGCTTTTTTGACATTTCCTGGATTACGGCTGGCTCAAATGCATCTGGATGCCCTGAATTTGGCAACAGAAAAAGTTACACA AACGTTGCTTCATATCAATTTCTTGGCACCTTTATTTATGGTTTTGCTCTGGGTAAAACCAATCACCAAAGACTACATTATGAACCCACCATTGGGTAAAGAAAGTGTCCCTTT AATGACAGAAGCTACATTCGATACTCTGAGACTGTGGCTAATAATCCTGCTGTGTGCTTTGCGGTTGGCCATGATGCGTAGTCATCTGCAAGCTTACTTAAACTTAGCTCAGAAATGTGTGGATCAGATGAAGAGAGAAGCAGGACGAATAAGTACAGTTGAGCTACAGAAAATG GTGGCGCGAGTCTTTTATTACCTTTGTGTCATTGCACTGCAGTATGTGGCACCTCTGGTAATGCTGCTTCACACAACTCTGCTTTTGAAAACACTAG GTAATCATTCCTGGGGGATTTATCCAGAATCGTTGTCTGCCTTGCCAGTAGGTAACAGTCTACCCTACAATTCTGTTTATTCTGAATTACCATCTGCTGATGGGAAGGTAAAGGTAACTGTTACACAAATAACAGTGGCACTGAGCagcttaaaaaacattttcactcCTCTTCTTTTTCGAGGACTTCTGTCTTTTCTGACTTGGTGGATTGCTGCTTGCCTCTTTTTCACAAGCCTTTTTGGGCTTTTTTATCACCAGTATCTGACTGTGGCATGA
- the TMEM161B gene encoding transmembrane protein 161B isoform X3, with the protein MKPTQEMNISVVWCLLVLSFAIKVLFSLTTHYFKVEDGGERSVCVTFGFFFFVKAMAVLIVTENYLEFGLETGFTNFSDSAMQFLEKQGLESQGPVSKLTFKFFLAIFCSLIGAFLTFPGLRLAQMHLDALNLATEKVTQTLLHINFLAPLFMVLLWVKPITKDYIMNPPLGKESVPLMTEATFDTLRLWLIILLCALRLAMMRSHLQAYLNLAQKCVDQMKREAGRISTVELQKMVARVFYYLCVIALQYVAPLVMLLHTTLLLKTLGNHSWGIYPESLSALPVGNSLPYNSVYSELPSADGKVKVTVTQITVALSSLKNIFTPLLFRGLLSFLTWWIAACLFFTSLFGLFYHQYLTVA; encoded by the exons CAAAGTTCTATTTTCATTAACTACACACTATTTTAAAGTAGAAGATGGTGGTGAGAGATCAGTTTGTGTcacctttggattttttttctttgtcaaagcAATGGCAGTTTTGATTGTAACAGAAAATTATCTGGAATTTGGACTTGAAACAG GGTTTACAAATTTTTCAGACAGTGCAATGCAGTTTCTTGAAAAGCAAGGTTTAGAATCTCA gggtCCTGTTTCTAaacttactttcaaatttttcctgGCTATTTTCTGTTCACTCATTGGGGCTTTTTTGACATTTCCTGGATTACGGCTGGCTCAAATGCATCTGGATGCCCTGAATTTGGCAACAGAAAAAGTTACACA AACGTTGCTTCATATCAATTTCTTGGCACCTTTATTTATGGTTTTGCTCTGGGTAAAACCAATCACCAAAGACTACATTATGAACCCACCATTGGGTAAAGAAAGTGTCCCTTT AATGACAGAAGCTACATTCGATACTCTGAGACTGTGGCTAATAATCCTGCTGTGTGCTTTGCGGTTGGCCATGATGCGTAGTCATCTGCAAGCTTACTTAAACTTAGCTCAGAAATGTGTGGATCAGATGAAGAGAGAAGCAGGACGAATAAGTACAGTTGAGCTACAGAAAATG GTGGCGCGAGTCTTTTATTACCTTTGTGTCATTGCACTGCAGTATGTGGCACCTCTGGTAATGCTGCTTCACACAACTCTGCTTTTGAAAACACTAG GTAATCATTCCTGGGGGATTTATCCAGAATCGTTGTCTGCCTTGCCAGTAGGTAACAGTCTACCCTACAATTCTGTTTATTCTGAATTACCATCTGCTGATGGGAAGGTAAAGGTAACTGTTACACAAATAACAGTGGCACTGAGCagcttaaaaaacattttcactcCTCTTCTTTTTCGAGGACTTCTGTCTTTTCTGACTTGGTGGATTGCTGCTTGCCTCTTTTTCACAAGCCTTTTTGGGCTTTTTTATCACCAGTATCTGACTGTGGCATGA